A genomic segment from Aegilops tauschii subsp. strangulata cultivar AL8/78 chromosome 1, Aet v6.0, whole genome shotgun sequence encodes:
- the LOC109734685 gene encoding uncharacterized protein, translating into MQWVGLSSPPAAPTAVWMRRRPRTTRWPQSSSAARRAVVAAASSSPPSSDANSSSNSPGSDEEAEEAAGKAEGDKTAAAFLLRSQKYAMLKQQLAVAAQLEDYKEAARLRDSLRLFEEEEPVLRLRRSLKKAVEEERFADAAKYRDELMILAPHSLLKCSSDATTLGIRVQVRSVYIESRSQPLKGKFFFAYRIRITNNSQRAVQLLRRHWIVTDANGRTENVWGVGVVGEQPVIFPKTGFEYSSACPLNTPNGRMEGDFEMKHIDKVGSSTFNIAIAPFSLSILGDDNDAPL; encoded by the exons ATGCAGTGGGTGGGCctgagctcgccgccggcggcgCCGACGGCGGTATGGATGCGGCGCCGTCCAAGAACAACGAGATGGCCGCAGAGCTCGTCCGCCGCACGGAGGGCGGTCGTGGCGGCCGCGTCCTCGTCCCCACCGTCATCCGATGCCAACTCGAGCTCCAACTCGCCGGGTAGTGacgaggaggcggaggaggccgcggGGAAGGCGGAGGGTGACAAGACGGCGGCGGCCTTCTTGTTGAGGAGCCAGAAGTACGCTATGCTCAAGCAGCAGCTCGCCGTAGCCGCCCAACTCGAG GATTACAAGGAGGCGGCGAGGCTGAGGGACTCGTTGAGGTTGTTCGAGGAAGAAGAGCCCGtcctccgcctccgccgctcgctgAAGAAGGCGGTCGAGGAGGAGAGGTTTGCG GATGCTGCCAAGTACAGAGATGAACTGATGATTTTGGCTCCGCACTCCCTCCTCAAATGTTCTAGTGATGCTACAACTCTG GGGATAAGGGTTCAAGTCAGGAGTGTCTATATTGAAAGCCGGAGCCAACCCTTAAAGGGGAAGTTCTTTTTTGCCTACAGAATCAGAATTACAAATAATTCTCAGCGTGCTGTACAGCTTCTCAGACGACACTGGATTGTCACTGATGCGAATGGAAGGACAGAGAATGTTTG GGGTGTTGGTGTAGTGGGAGAGCAACCTGTGATATTCCCAAAGACGGGTTTTGAGTACTCATCCGCATGCCCACTAAACACTCCAAATGGGAGAATG GAAGGTGATTTTGAGATGAAGCACATTGACAAGGTTGGATCCTCGACATTCAATATCGCTATCGCACCATTCTCTCTGTCAATCCTCGGGGACGACAACGACGCTCCCCTCTGA